In one window of Candidatus Scalindua sp. DNA:
- a CDS encoding YkgJ family cysteine cluster protein: protein MENFPKQREKQPWYKKGLNFECQRCGNCCRGEPGLVKVGREDIKKISAYLNIDRESFAKKYLRVVNGDISLREYSNGDCFMYDNGCKIYTTRPLQCRTFPFWKSHLKEKSKWKKQKRTCPGMERGRFHTYEEIERNLTPELNDF from the coding sequence ATGGAAAACTTCCCGAAACAGAGAGAGAAGCAGCCTTGGTATAAAAAGGGGCTCAATTTTGAATGTCAGAGATGTGGCAATTGCTGCCGTGGAGAACCGGGTCTGGTCAAGGTTGGGCGGGAAGATATCAAGAAAATCTCGGCCTATCTGAATATCGACCGGGAATCTTTTGCAAAAAAGTATCTCAGAGTTGTTAATGGTGACATCAGCCTGCGGGAATACAGTAACGGTGATTGCTTCATGTATGATAATGGCTGTAAGATCTATACAACCCGCCCATTACAGTGCCGGACCTTTCCCTTCTGGAAGTCACACCTGAAAGAGAAGTCGAAGTGGAAAAAACAGAAACGGACGTGCCCGGGAATGGAAAGGGGCAGGTTTCATACATACGAAGAAATAGAGAGGAATTTAACACCTGAATTGAACGATTTTTAA